From the Budorcas taxicolor isolate Tak-1 chromosome 1, Takin1.1, whole genome shotgun sequence genome, one window contains:
- the MLF1 gene encoding myeloid leukemia factor 1, protein MFGMLSSSFEDDPFFSDSFIAHRESMRQMMRSFSEPFGRDMLSISDRRGRARNRMGHEDEENSLTAMSSLVPFGSFGGMHTDVNPFQAMDRMMLNMRNSMQELQRNFGHLSMDPNGHSFSSSSVMTYSKVGNEPPKVFQASTQTRRAPGGIKETRKALRDSDSGLEKMAVGHHLHDRAHVIKKSKNNKTGDEEVNQEFINMNECDAHAFDDEWQNEILKYQPRGQWRNLDNSRMRSVGHENSGSRELKRREKHQSPAIEHGRSNVFVDKLNIKGSPVKINKK, encoded by the exons GCACACCGAGAAAGTATGCGACAGATGATGAGAAGTTTTTCTGAACCTTTTGGAAGAGACATGCTCAGCATCTCTGATAGGAGAGGAAGAGCTCGTAACCGTATGGGACATGAGGATGAAGAAAATTCCTTGAct GCAATGAGTTCTCTTGTACCTTTTGGCAGTTTTGGTGGTATG CATACAGATGTCAACCCTTTTCAGGCAATGGACCGAATGATGTTAAATATGCGAAACAGTATGCAAGAATTACAAAGAAACTTT GGTCACCTTTCAATGGATCCAAATGGACATTCATTTAGTTCTTCCTCCGTGATGACTTATTCCAAAGTAGGAAATGAACCTCCAAAGGTCTTCCAGGCCTCAACACAAACCCGCAGGGCTCCAGGAGGA ATAAAGGAAACCAGGAAAGCATTAAGAGATTCTGATAGTGGACTAGAAAAAATGGCTGTTGGTCATCACCTCCATGACCGAGCTCATGTCATTAAAAAGTCAAAGAACAACAAGACTGGAGATGAAGAGGTCAATCAAGAGTTCATCAATATGAATGAAT GTGATGCTCATGCTTTTGATGATGAGTGGCAAAATGAGATTCTGAAGTACCAGCCAAGGGGACAATGGCGCAATCTAGATAACTCTAGGATGCGAAGTGTTGGTCATGAGAATTCAGGATCCCGAGAACTTAAAAGAAG GGAGAAACATCAAAGTCCAGCCATTGAACATGGAAGATCAAATGTTTTTGTGGACAAGCTCAACATCAAAGGATCGCCTGTGaaaatcaacaaaaaataa